CCTTGAAGAAAGCCAAAGGTCGTCATCAACATTGGATGTTTCTCCAGTGGAAGCAAACGACCTGCATAGATTGATATACTTGTAACTTCATTTTTTGGAAATACTATAAAAATTGACAAAACTATTGAAGTTCAATAAGATGATTACTTTATCTTTGTCCAATCTAAGCCTTCCATGCATCCTGTATTTTTCCAAGTCTTCACTAGGCTTGGAACTGTACCCAAGACAGTTACTCCCGCATCCTGAACGTACATGACAGATAGAGCAAATTAAggttaatttcttttattggtGATGAAGAAGGTAGGCCTGCAAACAAGAAGTTTCATCATGTTTGAAATGAACTAGTATTAACAGTTCTGGATGAGCTATCCTTCAATCCAAAAGCTACATAGAATTGGTACCAactttatttgaatataatGACAAAAACATATTTCAGAGTTTTAAAAGAGAGAGACACACACACCCAGAGCAGGGCCAGCCAATGATTATATTAGAAAGTTTTACTTTCTCGTCAATGTCCAGAGATAAGTAAGAATCTGATTCAAATAGCATTTTGAAAGAAAGCACACCCAAGACCAACATACTTAATGagaacatttttcttaaaataacatAGTGTAAGAATTGTACCACTCATAAGGTCATGTAGATGTTTGGAATCAGAATGGAGAGCCAGGAATCATAATTGGAATCAAGGATCAGATTGTGTAGTTCCCATTCCAAGTTTCCAATGTTTGGATGCAAATGGACTTGAgtggagaaaagaaaatggtgctCAGGAATTATGGACTTCACTAAAACATTTCCTGGAGTTTTAGATGCCAAGCAGTTGTGTTAAacaaccaatttttctaaaagcctaaacttgtaggatttggggccacaatgtatatcatacaCTCCAACACCCTCCCTCATGAGTAGCCTCTTTTTTGAGCTTACACATGGGTTTAATAAAGTTGGGGAAATAAATACGTGGTTAGATTCAAACACATGACCTCCTCTTAAATGAGGTTGTACTACCATGTTAGACAACCAATCGTCCCAAAAGCTTAACCTTGTATCATTCGggcccacaatgtatatcatgcactccAAATAAGCTTCGCTCTTATATGATTTCCTCTCTTGCTTTTTATATGATTTCCATAGACATGGAAACAACAATTTTCCCTCCTCTAgcagaaacaaaatattagacAGTGGGTGGGGGGTTGAGGCAATTATAGGAGGAACAAGCAGGATTTCCCTTCTCGGTAATGTATTCTAACATTGGAATCAAGAATTGAATCAGAATGGAATTCGTGGTTCCTGCCAACCAGATATGGCCTAGTCAAATAGATCAATGGGGCAACTTTTAAATAAGTGTTGAGGGATTCACCTGAACAAACTTTCCAAAGCCACGGTCAAGAGGAGATCCATGATAGAGAGCTAGAGCTGCACCAGTTAGAAATGATGCATAAAGTATAGTAGGTCCCATTACCCATCCTAGATTTGTTGGCCAGCAGAAGACATCTCCAACTTGAATATTGATCTGTGCCCATGCATCAGCAGAAGATCTAATTGGAGAAACTTGAGTCCATGGAATAGCTTTAGGATCTCCTGTTGAAAGTCAAGAGAGAGGAAATCATTTTATATTCGTAATAGGAAATACCAGAGTAGAGCAAACAAGAACTTTCATGTTTAGGTAATCTGCACCTGTGGTTCCAGATGAAAAGAGGATATTAGTCACAGCATCTATTGGTTGATAGACAGGTGAGTAGTTATTCGGTCTGtgaaaaaatgtcaaaaaaactGTCAGTCCAGTATATAATACATATAGGAAGTCTGCAAGAAACTATTCAAATTGAGTGCTACACAAACAAAAACACAACTTCAGTCTTAGATGGGATTTATAGACACGTCCATCAATCACAAGCATACTTATTCCAGCAAAACAACTAACACCAAAGGTGTTTGCATTACCTTGGAAGATGATCAGCATGGGAAAGGAAATCTTTCCATGATAAATCTTGTTCTCTTAATTGAACATCTACATCTGTTCCAATTGCAGGGAGCACAATCACTTTATGTGGAGCAGCTTCTACAACTCGACTGAGAGGAAAAACACAAATAGCCATCATGAAAAGCAGTCACACATACAAAACTTCATCCAGGTCTAATCTAGGACTATATCCACAAGAGCTTTTGAGTGCTAATTAGCACATCTACTAAGTTTTGGGGGGAAAGCAGCTTTGCTActaaagtaaaattttgaaagaaagttTGGTTGATTAACAAGAGTTTTTGAGGGACTTCAGGCATATTTAAAGATTCAATCAAGTTTTTGTACaataaaacaatgaaatttgGTGCTAACAGAAAAAGTGATTTGCCTATCGCTCTCCTTCCAGCTTTCAAAGAAAAGGAACTTCATGAAAAATGGACTTTCATTGAATAAGCTTATTCTCTTAGCCCATTTGACATGCTCTGACCAACATTCCATTTTGGATTCAAAAGAGTTTTGGGAGCTCATTTTTCCTATTGATAGGTTTAGGAAGTTGAAACGGACACTCCATTTCACTCGAAAGTTAGTATGTCTATGTCATGATCTTCAACTCTTTCATATGAGcaactagaaaataaaaataatataacatatatatgACTTCATGACCATACTATAGATACTTGTTAGTAGCTAAAGTCTAGTATCTTCTGAGTTATACAACTCATATAAATGTGCAGAAAACAAAATCCCATATAGACCAGAAGACCCAGAGAGTAACACTTTGCGTCATATATGTTCTCAAAAGCTAGCATCTGGTAAAGAAATCACTCTAAAGGTGTATGTGGGGTAAGGCTCTTTCGTGAGAAATGGAGGGAAAAAGTTGACATCTAGCAGAAgctgaaagagagagagagagagagagatctttTACCTGTACAAAGGAAATTTTCGACCCCCTCTTACAATGAAGTCCTGAGTGCAGAAAAAGATTGGaatcatttacaaaataaaactagATATATGCAAGTAAAACATCAGAAAACTAGAGCAAAAATTGAAGACTCCATCCACTAAAGTAGAAAATGGAGCATGAAAACAATATTGagcaacaaaatttataactttacTACTATTAACCAAATCTGCTAGCAAAAATCTTGAAGAACAGAACTTTTACAGGTGTGAAAAGTTTAGGCAACTTCCATGACTTATTTCTCTCTGTTTCAACTAAGAAACCTGCTGTTCAAGTGAGAAATGGCACCTGGGCATTGGAACCAGCCTGCTCAAGGGCTTTTAtgtatgtaaataaaaataagaaagaaagtgtACAATGGTCATGATGACAGCTTATTGACAATGAATATATTTAAGATTTGACGGTACACAGAAAGACACAATTGATAGGTAATATGTCCTCACATTTGATCATTTTAAGTCATTTATGGGGTTGAAacataaattacaaaattactaGCAGATATACTCAATTCTCAGGCAATTTCCACAAAAGATACTAATATACAATATTAAAGAAATCATGTCTTCATTAAGAAAACGCATGATGAGGGAGGAAAAATAAACATTTGTGAACAAGTTGGTTGCGTTTCTGGTGATCTTTCATTACTAATTGATGCATATGATGGTGCCTATAGAAGTAAAAGTTTACCTGAGTGAAGATACCCTTTGCTTTTGAAACGCGCAAACGAGTTGCAATTTCCTTGGCTGCAAAGCTGTCGGCTATTGATACAACAACAAATCCTGCTAGAACAATTGCCAAGTATATGATAACTGCATGGACTGTCATCGGCATGTCAATCGCAATTGCATCGCCCTTTGAGAAAGTAGCATCCAACACATTTGCCACCATCCTGTGAACCATCTTGTTAGCAcataagtaaaaaagaaagacaaacaACAATATGCCAGAGTACATGCTTAGTGAATGTGGTACTTAAATATGGTGTATTCATCCTGACAGGGTTCAAATAATGTAAATGGAAACAGAGGGAGATCCTAAAAACCATACATTACTTGTTCTCGGAGTTCTTTTAATGTCAACCGATTAACAGGAGAATCATCATTGCCTTCATCTCTCCATACAACAGCCAAACTGTTATCATGCTTTCTCGGGTAACTTACAGGTAGCAAACAACATTCAGCAATATTCAAAACCGCACCAGGAAGCCATGTTCCCCCATGCTTTGATTTGTCAGTTGTATCTAGGATGCACCTTGGGGCTCTATGGAACAAAATTGAAAGCTCTTTTAGAACCATTGACCAGTAGACCTGAAAATCATTTACAAACATTAAACTCGAATGAAAAAACAATTCTCTGCAAAATGTATGCATAAATATCAGGACAAACCTCAAGATTTTGAACAGAGAACTTCTGAAAGAGGCTGTAACTTGTTATAGGATCCTTGTATGATAACCCTAGTAGCCGTGGACCATAGGTTTCCATCAATCTACCCAAGTTCGTATGCATAGACTCATATCTGACAAAAAAAGAAACCTGGGACCAGTTGGAAACCAAAGACCAATAACTAATAGCAATGCAGACCATTAGATTAGTACTGATTCAAGCAGAAAAAACTACTTTAAAGTTTACATGCATACATTAATCACATAATTAACATAATGTGGCTTCATTGTACAATGAATTATATTCATGGAAAAACATATAGTAGAAGCATTTCCGGGATGAGATTGGTTAAGTTCAATTTGTAATTGAAAAATGCACATCAATTTAACGGGGATCTTAGACACCAACTCTGTTGAGTTGATTAACAAAACCTCACAAACAAGTAGAAGTTGCATTTCTAAAGCTCTCATCAAAATCTTACTTCACTTGAATGCATGCAGAAACTAAATCATGAAAGAAAGACACATTCACAATCCAAATTTAGGGCGTTCATCCACTGACCAATAAACATAGATATGCTAATAGGTCCAGAATGCATCCATGTGAAGAGAAAGAGACGAAAACAACAGTTGCAAGTTGTCTATCTTAGCCAAAAATCTTGAAAGTTCTCTTCCCACACAGAATAATTGATATGGActgaaaatgaatgaaattaaccacAAAGTGGGTTGGTGAGGCCACATTTCTAGCCCAGTAACAGTACCTGCACACCCCCCAGACAAAACAATAGCCACCGACACAAATACACAAATACACAAAACCACAAGCACCTCCACTGCAAACAAATACTGGAAGACAAGCAGATAGGGAGGGAGCAGCAAAACATTACAACCCACCATCAATAACCCACACCCCACATGATTTTTCCATGTCATCACATGACCCACCCAAGTGGGCCCATGATGACATGGCAAAATCATGAAACACATATGGGCACAAACTACCTTCAATGCAAAAACAGATACTAACACATCCAAGGAGGCAGAGAGGGGGTTTGTAAAGCATCACAAAATGGCAACCAACATGATCTTGCCACGTCAGCAGATGACCCACCACATGCTGACATGGAAGGATAAGGTGTGATGAGGGTGTAGTAGGGTGTTAGGGTGCGGGGGAAGATTATTACAGAGAAGGGAACCAGTAGAGAGGAGGGCCTCTGATGGACTCATCCCATTCAGCATAGACCGAGTGGAAGACCAGCCGGTGCAACCCATGTGGGTGCGATGGGCTCAGCACCCTCCGAGCCACCACCTCGCGCCACACCTCACTTGGGTCCGACCCTCTGGCTCCGCCCACTGCTGCCTTCAAAATTCTCTCAAATTCTTGAGCTTCTTCCATGGATAATCCCGCCTTCACCAGCTCCCCCACTCCCACTTCAGCTACCCTCATCCCCATCTCCAAACACCCCCCTTCTCTTTCTAAGATCGATGAAAGTGGcagactctctctctctaggaTCTCCCTCTTCCCTTTGCTTGCCATGGTGAGAGTTTGATCTTTAGAGGAGCAGGTGAGAGCGGGGAGGGTGGGCGCCTGACCATCACGTGCGCATTGTGAATCAAAGGGATACGAAATGACTAAAATGCCCACAGAAGCACGTTGGGGTCATTTATCTGGTCATTTTGGTACAACTGGTGCCACTGACTTTTTAAGGTACAATTAAGCATCAAAATCAGGGAACGGATCCAGGCCATTGACTTAAACTTCTCCACTCATAAAcccaaaaaatatcattaatataattagGGTTCTTTGGTACCCACTCTTCATTTTGGGTAACTACCCACATTTGACTCGATAATAATATAACATGTATAATAAAAATGACTTATTGATAAGaaataatcatatatattttatacatatctaaatattatatatttttttataatttattattaaatatcaaatataatttgttatttaatgaattacttaactctatctaaaaaaagaaaatcctatcaactactcttatactctcattattcatatataaaaaaaaaaagatagtaatttaatatgaaaattaaataattttaactaccaaattataaaatatgtaagatatattttgataaatcaaatttcaagattaagtttaaaacttttttagagaaaatttaaaatttgtattatacgaagaagatgaaggatttcaagtgattacaaaTGTGAAAGGTAAAATtcgatattttttaaatccaaatataatttttgtaggaagaaatgtgatattaaataacgattttagaatttttatgagtttattagaaaattttgttatcaaattgttattaatatttttatatcatattttttttttgttcatagattaaatttgaagatggaGTTTTATATGTCTTGAAGAAGACATTATACgaaggatgtcaagtgattacaagtgttaaaaggtaacatttgattttttatttttatttttca
The sequence above is drawn from the Vitis riparia cultivar Riparia Gloire de Montpellier isolate 1030 chromosome 6, EGFV_Vit.rip_1.0, whole genome shotgun sequence genome and encodes:
- the LOC117916435 gene encoding probable acyl-activating enzyme 18, peroxisomal isoform X2; this encodes MHTNLGRLMETYGPRLLGLSYKDPITSYSLFQKFSVQNLEVYWSMVLKELSILFHRAPRCILDTTDKSKHGGTWLPGAVLNIAECCLLPVSYPRKHDNSLAVVWRDEGNDDSPVNRLTLKELREQVMMVANVLDATFSKGDAIAIDMPMTVHAVIIYLAIVLAGFVVVSIADSFAAKEIATRLRVSKAKGIFTQDFIVRGGRKFPLYSRVVEAAPHKVIVLPAIGTDVDVQLREQDLSWKDFLSHADHLPRPNNYSPVYQPIDAVTNILFSSGTTGDPKAIPWTQVSPIRSSADAWAQINIQVGDVFCWPTNLGWVMGPTILYASFLTGAALALYHGSPLDRGFGKFVQDAGVTVLGTVPSLVKTWKNTGCMEGLDWTKIKSFASTGETSNVDDDLWLSSRAYYKPIIECCGGTELASSYIQGSVLQPQAFGTFSTAAMTTGFVILDENGVPYPEDQPCVGEVGLFPLIMGATDWLLNADHEEVYFKGMPMYKGMHLRRHGDIIKRTVGGYFVVQGRADDTMNLGGIKTSSVEIERVCDKADESVLESAAISTAPLNGGPELLVVFVVLKKGYDCEPNELKMRFSKAIQRNLNPLFKVNFVKIVPEFPRTASNKILRRVLRDQIKHELSVRSRI
- the LOC117916435 gene encoding probable acyl-activating enzyme 18, peroxisomal isoform X1, with the translated sequence MASKGKREILERESLPLSSILEREGGCLEMGMRVAEVGVGELVKAGLSMEEAQEFERILKAAVGGARGSDPSEVWREVVARRVLSPSHPHGLHRLVFHSVYAEWDESIRGPPLYWFPSLYESMHTNLGRLMETYGPRLLGLSYKDPITSYSLFQKFSVQNLEVYWSMVLKELSILFHRAPRCILDTTDKSKHGGTWLPGAVLNIAECCLLPVSYPRKHDNSLAVVWRDEGNDDSPVNRLTLKELREQVMMVANVLDATFSKGDAIAIDMPMTVHAVIIYLAIVLAGFVVVSIADSFAAKEIATRLRVSKAKGIFTQDFIVRGGRKFPLYSRVVEAAPHKVIVLPAIGTDVDVQLREQDLSWKDFLSHADHLPRPNNYSPVYQPIDAVTNILFSSGTTGDPKAIPWTQVSPIRSSADAWAQINIQVGDVFCWPTNLGWVMGPTILYASFLTGAALALYHGSPLDRGFGKFVQDAGVTVLGTVPSLVKTWKNTGCMEGLDWTKIKSFASTGETSNVDDDLWLSSRAYYKPIIECCGGTELASSYIQGSVLQPQAFGTFSTAAMTTGFVILDENGVPYPEDQPCVGEVGLFPLIMGATDWLLNADHEEVYFKGMPMYKGMHLRRHGDIIKRTVGGYFVVQGRADDTMNLGGIKTSSVEIERVCDKADESVLESAAISTAPLNGGPELLVVFVVLKKGYDCEPNELKMRFSKAIQRNLNPLFKVNFVKIVPEFPRTASNKILRRVLRDQIKHELSVRSRI
- the LOC117916435 gene encoding probable acyl-activating enzyme 18, peroxisomal isoform X3 encodes the protein MVANVLDATFSKGDAIAIDMPMTVHAVIIYLAIVLAGFVVVSIADSFAAKEIATRLRVSKAKGIFTQDFIVRGGRKFPLYSRVVEAAPHKVIVLPAIGTDVDVQLREQDLSWKDFLSHADHLPRPNNYSPVYQPIDAVTNILFSSGTTGDPKAIPWTQVSPIRSSADAWAQINIQVGDVFCWPTNLGWVMGPTILYASFLTGAALALYHGSPLDRGFGKFVQDAGVTVLGTVPSLVKTWKNTGCMEGLDWTKIKSFASTGETSNVDDDLWLSSRAYYKPIIECCGGTELASSYIQGSVLQPQAFGTFSTAAMTTGFVILDENGVPYPEDQPCVGEVGLFPLIMGATDWLLNADHEEVYFKGMPMYKGMHLRRHGDIIKRTVGGYFVVQGRADDTMNLGGIKTSSVEIERVCDKADESVLESAAISTAPLNGGPELLVVFVVLKKGYDCEPNELKMRFSKAIQRNLNPLFKVNFVKIVPEFPRTASNKILRRVLRDQIKHELSVRSRI